GACGAACTTGCTATCCGCTCACCCCATGGCATGGGCGAGTTGATGCGCATCGTAGAGCAATTCTGCgctcttgaagaattttacGCGGATCGAGCGGCTCAGGGAATACCGAACCCAACTACCCTACTTCCAACGATCACGTCCCCGTTGCCAGCGCCAATCATAACCCAACAGTCCCAGCAAAAGAAACACGTCAACAACATCAGGGAAGGAAAGAAATGTCTGTCGAAGGTGCACGACTACGTGGCTGAAACCACGTACTTCAAAGAGCCCATCTGGTCTTTCCTAAAAGGgataatgaggcaaccatggttcgagtggccAAAAGGGAAGCTCGGCACAGACACTGGCAAAGAAGATCAGAACCCAAGGAAAAAGTGCTTGTGTCATAACAAGCTCGGCCATTACACAACAGCATGAGCTCTGTACAAGGCTCTGCTAGAGCGTTTGGCGGCCCAAGGCCATCTCTACCAGTACATTGATCGAACCAAAACACCCACCCGTCAACCTGCCGGAAATCCCAACCCAAATGAGCCGCGGCCAACGATACACGTTGTCCACGGCCACGTGACAAAGGAATCTGAAACAAGACTTCGTGCTGACCTTGATCGCACCTCCACTTCCAAACAGGTACTCGCggtaggacctggatccaaacgtccacgTCCAGAAGAATTGCCTAAGTGGACAATAACTTTCACCGAGTGTGACCTCGAGCTTGTGCAAACCCCACACTCCGATGCCCTCGTTCTGACTGTCCAAATTGGAGTCCATGATGTCAAGCGCGTCCTCATcgatcagggaagctcggcagaggtcatgtactatgatCTATTAAAAAAACTTGATCTACTAGAATCGGCATTGCAACACGCCGAAGTACCTCTCATCGGATTCAACGGAGCACCTGTTTGGCCACTCGGTCAAATCTTCCTACCAGTCACTGTCGGCTTGAAAACATTGAGCATTGAATTCATTGTCATCAACGTGCCAAGCCCATATAACGCAATTCTCGACCGAACCTGGCTACACGGCATGCAAGCAATCGCTTCCACTTACCACCAGGTCGTCCGGTTCATTGGCGCAAATGGAAGATAGGAAGACCTATACGGCGATCAGGTCGCCTCCAAGAAGTGTTACGTTTCAGCTGTCCACAAATCCACCAAAGCCAAGCAAGTTCAATGGGTTGAGgtcccaaacatggcaattatTGACAACATCGGCGAAAAGGCTGAGGACAAAGCACAAAAGGACCACGTCCAAATGCccatcaacgaggatggctctcGTTTCTTCTTACTTGGCTCTTCCATCAGTGACGCCGAACGAGAAGAAATGTTCCAATTCCTCAAGAATAACATagaagtttttgcttggaccCCTAACGAGATGCCGGGGTTCGACCCCAACTTTATCAGTCACTCTCTCAACATAAAGAAAGACGCCAAGCCCGTCGTCAGAAGGCGCGGCGTTCAGCAGTTGAACACGCCGATGCCGTCATGGAAGAAGTCAACCATTTACTGGAAGCcaacgccatccaagaagtacaatacccaactTGGCTGTCCAACGCAGTGgtcgttaagaagaaaaacggcaaatggcaaGTTTGCTTTGATTATACCAATCTTAACGatgcttgtccaaaggattggttccccttccccaagattgatcaacttgtagAAGCAATGGcaggtgtagggaggtattcccgagcacatacatttagttgccgaacacgtgatatttgggagcacaTGGTAAGTACGATAGGACTTACCGCcaagcagttcggtgaacagcgatatggaccaatgatatgggaagtcgttgatccatgcagtctgtacGGCTAATTAAAGGCCattgacatg
The sequence above is drawn from the Rhododendron vialii isolate Sample 1 chromosome 6a, ASM3025357v1 genome and encodes:
- the LOC131328472 gene encoding uncharacterized protein LOC131328472 — protein: MSPKKGTQSGRGDGLGKPPRPGFERQLKDLGVLPFTSHIINTTAESNVHLPKFTKFDPTTCEAYTHLIHFRQTIEQCTTKDKIKCKAFPSSLGSFGLQWFNKLLAGSIWNLVDLERAFNTHFTTSNKIAKEPESLSQMRKLPSETLRHKILDELAIRSPHGMGELMRIVEQFCALEEFYADRAAQGIPNPTTLLPTITSPLPAPIITQQSQQKKHVNNIREGKKCLSKVHDYVAETTYFKEPIWSFLKGIMRQPWFEWPKGKLGTDTERLAAQGHLYQYIDRTKTPTRQPAGNPNPNEPRPTIHVVHGHVTKESETRLRADLDRTSTSKQVLAVGPGSKRPRPEELPKWTITFTECDLELVQTPHSDALVLTVQIGVHDVKRVLIDQGSSAEVMYYDLLKKLDLLESALQHAEVPLIGFNGAPVWPLGQIFLPVTVGLKTLSIEFIVINVPSPYNAILDRTWLHGMQAIASTYHQVVRFIGANGR